From one Leptospira stimsonii genomic stretch:
- a CDS encoding JAB domain-containing protein: MKSGGKLSERLSPFPDPRARIAYEAESLQDWELLAVLLGRGNRAQPIDELSRSILHHSRGLGGLLQKKVSDLIQIPGVGPAKATTLLAAVEFARRLKWEALKGKRYSPEHLINYLSTSLIPKNRECFVLITLSPEGAVLRAEIVAVGSLEEVGVQSRDLLKIILNDAASSVIIAHNHPESSSKPSKDDLWIYKNFKKLLESLGLELIDQWIFGIDGIYSCKEGKVLQAETKC; this comes from the coding sequence TTGAAGTCTGGCGGAAAACTCTCGGAAAGGTTGAGCCCTTTCCCGGATCCCAGAGCGCGCATAGCGTATGAAGCCGAGTCCTTGCAAGATTGGGAACTTTTGGCGGTACTTCTGGGAAGGGGAAATCGGGCTCAACCGATCGACGAACTGAGTCGGAGTATTCTCCATCATAGCCGGGGCTTGGGTGGCCTTCTTCAGAAGAAGGTTTCGGATCTAATACAAATCCCAGGCGTCGGTCCGGCAAAGGCAACAACCTTGCTTGCGGCCGTAGAATTCGCAAGGCGTCTCAAATGGGAGGCTCTCAAGGGGAAACGTTATTCACCGGAGCATCTCATCAATTATCTTTCCACCAGTCTCATTCCCAAAAACAGAGAATGTTTTGTTCTGATTACACTTTCTCCCGAAGGTGCTGTTTTACGAGCCGAGATCGTTGCGGTGGGAAGTTTGGAAGAAGTGGGAGTGCAGAGCCGGGATCTTCTGAAGATCATCTTAAACGACGCGGCTTCTTCCGTGATCATCGCACACAATCATCCCGAGTCGAGTTCGAAACCGAGTAAGGACGATCTTTGGATCTATAAGAATTTCAAAAAACTTTTGGAATCGCTCGGATTGGAACTCATTGACCAATGGATTTTTGGAATTGACGGGATCTATTCCTGTAAGGAAGGTAAGGTTCTTCAGGCTGAAACGAAGTGTTGA
- a CDS encoding LIC12298 family protein produces the protein MIIRSLQESANYQRKRGGLAGAGPNWRERTRAGESNLKSFADYLEEAFEGEVVQQGTWFADSLSELSKNNLKRI, from the coding sequence ATGATCATTCGATCTCTGCAAGAATCAGCAAATTACCAGAGAAAACGTGGTGGTCTCGCAGGTGCTGGCCCTAATTGGAGGGAAAGAACTCGTGCGGGAGAATCCAATCTGAAATCCTTCGCGGATTATCTGGAAGAAGCGTTCGAAGGGGAAGTAGTTCAACAGGGGACCTGGTTTGCAGATTCTCTGTCTGAGCTCAGTAAAAACAACCTGAAGCGGATTTGA